The sequence CCTCAAGTTTATTGCACGagtgggaaactgaggcagtgGCTCCGGTTCCTAGTGCTGGCACTTCTCCCGCAGGAAGCAGGCACCGGGTGTGAAGGGACCGGCTCCCAACCCACCCCCCGTCCTCAAGGTCTTCAACAGACCCATCCTCTTCGATATCGTCTCTCGTGGGTCCCCGGCCAGCCTGGATGggctgctttccttcctcctcacccaCAAGAAGCGCCTCACAGATGAGGAATTTCGAGGTGAGGACCTGGGGCTGGCCCTGTTCTGGGACACCTGTGATGCTGAGGCTGTGCCAATGCCACCGGTGGTCCCCATGTCCCCGTGGGGTTGGTGATGCACAGCCCTGGCATGGGGAGCTGCAGCGTGCAGAGCCTGAGAGGAGCCAGGGATTTAGTAAGGGAGtgcaggggtgcagggctgggcaccCCATGGCCTGGGGGGCTTGCCCTGGCCccccctcagcaccctccaCTCCCAGAGCCCTCCACTGGGAAGACCTGCCTGCCCAAGGCACTGCTCAACCTGAGTGGGGGCAGGAATGACACCATCCCCGTCCTCCTTGACATCGCTGAGAAGACGGGCAACATGCGGGAGTTCATCAACTCGCCCTTCAGGGATGTCTACTACCGAGGTGTGGGAGCACcgggctgctgccagccctgcccgggCATGGGGGACCATGAGCAGTTCAGGGACCAGAGCAGCAGGGGCCTGAGGAGGATGGAGGATGCTGGGGAGGTTGGGGACCGAAGCAGAGGGAACTCTGGGGAGGATGGAGGATGCTGGGGAGGTTGGGGACTGGAGCAGTGGGTACCCTGGGGAGGATGGAGGATGGTGGAGAGGTTGGGGACTGAAGCAGAGGGAACTCTAGGGAGGATGCTGCGGATGTTGGGGACTGGAGCAGTGGGGACCCTGGGGAGGATGGAGGAATATGGGGAGGTTGGGGACCAGAGCAGTGGGGACCCTGGGGAGTATGGAGGACCCTGGAAGGGCTTGGGGACCAGAGCTGTGAGGAACCTGGGGAGCTCCGTGGGGGCTTGGGGACTGGAGCAGCAGGTACCTCAGGAAGGCTGGGGATGCGGGGGAGGTCACAGGGCATGGCGGTGGCTGATGGGCGCTGGCGGCACAGGTCAGACAGCCCTGCACATCGCCATTGAGCGCCGTTGCAAGCACTACgtggagctgctggtggagaAGGGAGCAGACGTGCACGCCCAGGCCCGCGGCCGCTTCTTCCAGCCCAAGGATGAGGGCGGCTACTTCTACTTTGGtgagcagggaaggagccagcGGGTCACCCAGGGAGCCCTGGCTGCATCCCAGGGATGCTCCCACAGCGGGGTGAGGGTGACCGGTGCCCCGATGGCATGTTGTCCCCACAGGTGAGCTGCCCCTCTCGCTGGCCGCCTGCACCAACCAGCCCCACATTGTGCACTACCTGACGGAGAATGGGCACAAGCAAGCGGACCTGCGGCGCCAGGACTCCCGCGGCAACACCGTGTTGCACGCCCTGGTCGCCATCGCCGACAACACCCGTGAGAACACCAAGTTTGTCACCAAGATGTACGACCTGCTCCTCGTTAAGTGCGCCAAGCTCTTCCCCGACACCAATCTGGAGGCACTGCTCAACAACGATGGCCTCTCCCCCCTCATGATGGCTGCCAAGACCGGCAAGATCGGGGTACAGCAACCCCccccagagctgggagctgcctgccctgccttgcccgGCTGCAAGGGCTGAGCCCCCGCCAGCTCTCGGCTGAGCCCTGTCGCACTCGGTGCACGTCCCTGCCAGCAGCGAGCAGCACGGCTTCTATCTGCAGATGCTGTTGGAAACCTGGATGTGCAGCTTATTAACCTGGCTAATTAACCCCCTATTGCATTCCATCCCTTTCCTAACTAACCCCAGGCCCTCAGCACATCCCATCCTTTCCCCTGACTTGCCCTGGTCTTTGATGGTGCGGGCAGGGGGTCATTAAAAATGCTGCAGGTGGTAAGGATGGAGCGAGGGCTCGGCGGTGGCAGTAAAAAagctgcagcatcctggggACTGCCCCACAAGTGGTGTCCCTGCACCCTGGGACACCCTGGCAGCACCCCAGGACTGCCCTGGACCGACTGGGCTGTAGGGGGTGGATTGGGGTGCTCAGTGGCAGGAGGGGATGCatctggggtggggtgggaggagagcagggtgCCCTGAGCAGGTCAGGTGCGGGTCCACCCACGGGTGAGCAGTCTTCCCTCCGGCAGATCTTCCAGCACATCATCCGGCGGGAGATCACTGATGAGGATGCCCGGCACCTCTCACGGAAGTTCAAGGACTGGGCGTACGGCCCCGTCTACTCCTCCCTCTACGACCTCTCCTCACTGGACACCTGCGGGGAGGAGGTGTCTGTGCTGGAGATCCTCGTCTACAACAGCAAGATCGAGGTgcacaggggctgggggagactgggggggggggggggggcagggggctgagtCCCTGCTGATGGCACTTGTGTCCCACCAGAACCGCCACGAGATGTTGGCCGTGGAGCCCATCAATGAGCTGCTGCGTGACAAGTGGCGCAAGTTTGGGGCTGTCTCCTTCTACATCAGCGTGGTCTCCTACCTCTGTGCCATGGTCATCTTCACCCTTGTTGCCTACTACCGTCCCATGGAGGGCCCCGTGAGTCCCATGGCACCGTGGCACGGTCCCGTGTGCCAGCATCTCCTGGCAGGGGGGTTTGCTGGGTCTCCCCATGCCAGCATGGTGGAGCCCCTCAGCTCTGTCCTTTCTGCACAGCCCCCCCTACCCATACACCACCACCGTCGACTACCTGCGCCTGGCCGGGGAGATCATCACCCTTCTCACTGGCATCCTCTTCTTCTTCACAAACGTCAGTGTGGTGAGGCAGGGTGTCCTCTTGTGGGGTGGCTGAACCCTTGTGGTCTCCATGCAAGGAGCAACTTGAGAGTGACAagccccatgtccccaggcatCCGCCCCTGCTACGATGCCCCCCAGACACTGGGACCCTGCCAAGCAGGGGCtcgctcccccagccccgccaacctctccttctctcccccagATCAAAGATCTGTTCATGAAGAAGTGCCCAGGTGTGAACTCCTTCTTCATAGATGGCTCCTTCCAGCTGCTCTAGTATGTGGGGAACCCCCGGGGCCCCCACAAGCCACTGCACCCCCAGGCTTGCAaggggcagcagctggtggtAGCTGTGGGTGCAGGGTCTGACCCTGGCTCTCCTCCAGCTTCATCTACTCGGTGCTGGTGATCATCACAGCGGGGCTGTACCTGGGTGGCATCGAGGCATACCTGGCCGTCATGGTCTTTGCGCTGGTCCTGGGCTGGATGAATGCGTTGTACTTCACCCGGGGGCTCAAGCTGACAGGGACCTACAGCATCATGATCCAGAAGGTCTGGTGGGGTTGGAAATTGTTTTCTCTAGCAGGGCTGGTCCTCCTGTGGATGTGTGGCCCCAAAGGAAGGTCTGCTGTGCTTTCTTTAGGGTGTCTGGTGGCTTACCGATGCCTTGCTCTCAGCCTGGCTGTCCCTGTGGCATGGCTTGGCAATGCTGCCCTGGCACACGGCCAGGCACCGTGGACCAGCGCATCTCACCCAACTCTCCATCACTTTGCAGATCCTGTTCAAAGACCTTTTCCGCTTCCTTCTGGTCTACTTGCTCTTCATGATCGGCTACGCGTCAGGTAGGTGCCCAGCTGGTGAGCTGGGGCTCAGGGGAAGGATGAGCCCTGCGGTGTGGCAcggcacagctgggcagggggatgcagAGCCCTCACTCCATCCTACCCACCCACGGGCTCAGCCTTTGCCTCCTCCTGTGGTAGAGAGGCCTTGGCCACCGTGGAGCTGCGTGGGGGCTCGTTGTGGACCCTGTCCTTGCTGCTGCCCTTGTGGACTTGCCGTCCCTGtcccttctcccccagctcTGGTGTCCCTCCTCAACCCGTGTCCCAGCAGCGAGTCTTGTGGTGAGGAGCAGTCCAACTGCATGGTGCCCACCTACCCCTCCTGCCGGGACAGCCAGACCTTCAGCACCTTCCTGCTTGACCTCTTCAAGCTCACCATTGGCATGGGCGACCTGCAGATGCTCGAGAGTGCCAAGTACCCTGTTGTCTTTATCATCCTCCTCGTCACCTACATCATCCTCACCTTCGTGCTCCTCCTCAACATGCTCATCGCCCTCATGGGTGAGACAGTGGGCCAAGTCTCCAAGGAGAGCAAGCACATCTGGAAGCTGCAGGTACCACCCTGGgcgcagctgggcagggggctccaggggctgcctgtgcccaggggaaccacagcaccccagcaccccaggctCCCTCAAAGCAGCACCACCTGGGTGAGGGGTCCCCATGCCTCCATCCTCAAGTGGCTGAGGGGTCCCTGGTGTCGCCTGCAGTGGGCTACCACCATCCTGGACATCGAGCGCTCCTTCCCAGTGTTCCTGCGGAGAGCCTTCCGCTCGGGGGAGATGGTCACTGTGGGGAAGGGCACCGACGGGACACCCGACCGCCGCTGGTGCTTCAGGTAAAGGCAGGCACCGTCAGGAGCTGGGGACTGGGAGCAGCCGAGCCTCTCCCATGGCAGCGAGCAGCAGTTTGGGATGCCAGCACTGTGTGTTTGTTTGCTGGGTAATTTGTACTATGGAAGCAGGTGGCATTGCCAGTGGTGGGATGgcacagggatgcaggagctgcCACCCTGGCTCCCAGCCGCTCTGTGTCTGACCTTCCCTGCAGGGTGGATGAGGTGAACTGGTCCCACTGGAACCAGAATCTGGGCATCATCAGCGAGGACCCTGGCAAGAGTGACACGTACCAGTACTACGGTTTCTCCCACACCGTGGGCCGGCTGCGGAGAGGTGAGCACGGTGCCATGGGCTGGGAGGATCCCCTGGGGGCTGCGGGTAGGTGAGCACGGTGCCATGGGCTGGGAGCATCCCTTGGGATGCTGCTTGCAGCCTCTGGTGAGCCCCAGGAGCAGATTTGCTTTGGGGGCTGGGTGACATGGCGCTGACTGGGGAGTGGGGAGCCGCCACTTGTGGGTTGTCCATGGAGTGGGCATGGGATTGACCAGAGTGGACATGGGTTGACCATGGAGTGAGCTCCCGACATTGACAAACCCCTGCCGTCTCCGCAGATCGCTGGTCGACGGTGGTGCCGCGTGTGGTGGAGCTCAACAAGAGCTGCCA comes from Falco naumanni isolate bFalNau1 chromosome 1, bFalNau1.pat, whole genome shotgun sequence and encodes:
- the TRPV4 gene encoding transient receptor potential cation channel subfamily V member 4, whose translation is MADAEDPPRAGGSDAGEGLGDDGSLQNDSFPLSSLANLFESEDTLSPAEAARGPPGTGDGKQNLRMKFHGAFRKGAPKPMELLEATIYESAVVPAPKKAPMDSLFDYGTYRHHPSENKRWRRRVVEKQAPGVKGPAPNPPPVLKVFNRPILFDIVSRGSPASLDGLLSFLLTHKKRLTDEEFREPSTGKTCLPKALLNLSGGRNDTIPVLLDIAEKTGNMREFINSPFRDVYYRGQTALHIAIERRCKHYVELLVEKGADVHAQARGRFFQPKDEGGYFYFGELPLSLAACTNQPHIVHYLTENGHKQADLRRQDSRGNTVLHALVAIADNTRENTKFVTKMYDLLLVKCAKLFPDTNLEALLNNDGLSPLMMAAKTGKIGIFQHIIRREITDEDARHLSRKFKDWAYGPVYSSLYDLSSLDTCGEEVSVLEILVYNSKIENRHEMLAVEPINELLRDKWRKFGAVSFYISVVSYLCAMVIFTLVAYYRPMEGPVSPMAPPPYPYTTTVDYLRLAGEIITLLTGILFFFTNIKDLFMKKCPGVNSFFIDGSFQLLYFIYSVLVIITAGLYLGGIEAYLAVMVFALVLGWMNALYFTRGLKLTGTYSIMIQKILFKDLFRFLLVYLLFMIGYASALVSLLNPCPSSESCGEEQSNCMVPTYPSCRDSQTFSTFLLDLFKLTIGMGDLQMLESAKYPVVFIILLVTYIILTFVLLLNMLIALMGETVGQVSKESKHIWKLQWATTILDIERSFPVFLRRAFRSGEMVTVGKGTDGTPDRRWCFRVDEVNWSHWNQNLGIISEDPGKSDTYQYYGFSHTVGRLRRDRWSTVVPRVVELNKSCQPEEVVVPLGTVGTTETRERRHGQASSSPL